A single region of the Salvia miltiorrhiza cultivar Shanhuang (shh) chromosome 8, IMPLAD_Smil_shh, whole genome shotgun sequence genome encodes:
- the LOC130999931 gene encoding uncharacterized protein LOC130999931 translates to MASSLPISLLLHTLLLFAVPISSYPLGSICKQAKNPNFCYNLLQPHANANLQDLDQFVIDATAASAAKTSSKIQSLLPQTSDPNLKVVYTFCSNYYSAALGALAAAREKLRARAFRDVKSAADTVSGDADACRKAFAMAPSQPIAIAGDNNEFELLSNVFVVVSGKL, encoded by the coding sequence ATGGCCTCTTCCCTCCCCATTTCTCTCCTCCTCCACACACTTCTCCTCTTCGCAGTCCCAATCTCATCCTACCCTCTCGGCTCCATCTGCAAACAAgccaaaaaccctaatttctgCTACAATCTCCTACAGCCTCACGCAAACGCAAACCTACAAGACCTCGATCAGTTCGTGATCGACGCGACGGCGGCGAGCGCCGCCAAAACGAGCTCCAAAATCCAATCCCTCCTCCCCCAAACCAGCGATCCCAATCTGAAGGTGGTCTACACCTTCTGCTCGAACTACTACAGCGCCGCGCTCGGCGCCCTCGCTGCGGCCAGGGAGAAGCTGCGGGCGCGCGCCTTCCGCGACGTGAAGTCCGCCGCGGACACCGTCTCCGGCGACGCCGATGCGTGCCGGAAGGCGTTTGCCATGGCGCCGTCGCAGCCCATCGCCATCGCAGGTGATAACAATGAGTTTGAGCTTCTCAGTAATGTCTTCGTCGTCGTTTCTGGGAAG